The following proteins are encoded in a genomic region of Oncorhynchus masou masou isolate Uvic2021 chromosome 32, UVic_Omas_1.1, whole genome shotgun sequence:
- the LOC135526969 gene encoding muscarinic acetylcholine receptor M5-like, with protein sequence MEGEGIKNSSINGNATDIHLATHSLWEVITIATVSAIVSLITIVGNILVMLSFKVNSQLKTVNNYYLLSLAVADLIIGVFSMNLYTSYILMGYWALGSIACDLWLALDYVASNASVMNLLVISFDRYFSITRPLTYRAKRTPKRAGVMIGMAWLVSLILWAPPILCWQYFVGKRTVPERQCQIQFFSEPVITFGTAIAAFYIPVSIMTILYCRIYKETERRTKDLAELQGINSSTDAGTTKPQKTIIRSCFNCNQLSSASRDRTQASWSSSNRSHAAKSAAATNDEWSKSDQLTTFNSYASSEDEEQPVSPGVFQPTYRNQLCGPITGAEGCENEQLSSYEDNFFHTPPKTNSHKSKKCVSYKFKPVPKDTTSGAQQSKNGDTNMVPSSFSSADSMSVPPSTTSCKPIDTTLKIQLTKRKRMVLIKERKAAQTLSAILLAFILTWTPYNIMVLISTFCSDCIPVSLWHLGYWLCYVNSTVNPMCYALCNKTFQKTFRMLLLCQWKKKRVEEKLYWYGQNPVVSSRLT encoded by the coding sequence ATGGAAGGTGAAGGAATAAAGAACTCATCTATAAATGGCAATGCGACCGACATCCACCTTGCCACACACAGTCTATGGGAGGTCATAACCATAGCAACTGTGTCGGCCATCGTGAGCCTGATTACGATAGTGGGCAACATCCTAGTGATGCTGTCATTTAAGGTAAACAGCCAGCTGAAGACAGTCAACAACTACTACCTACTGAGTTTGGCTGTAGCTGACCTCATTATAGGTGTGTTCTCTATGAACCTCTACACCTCCTACATACTGATGGGATACTGGGCGCTGGGGAGTATTGCCTGTGACCTCTGGTTGGCTTTGGACTATGTGGCCAGTAATGCGTCAGTGATGAACCTGCTGGTCATCAGTTTTGACCGGTACTTCTCTATCACCCGACCTCTGACCTATAGAGCCAAGCGCACCCCCAAACGGGCTGGGGTCATGATAGGCATGGCCTGGCTGGTGTCCCTCATCCTGTGGGCCCCTCCCATACTGTGTTGGCAGTATTTTGTGGGGAAAAGGACCGTCCCTGAGAGGCAGTGTCAGATCCAGTTTTTCTCTGAGCCAGTGATAACATTTGGGACAGCCATTGCTGCGTTTTACATCCCTGTGTCGATCATGACCATCCTTTACTGTCGGATCTACAAGGAGACGGAGCGTCGCACCAAGGACCTCGCTGAGCTCCAGGGCATCAACAGTTCCACAGACGCTGGTACCACCAAGCCCCAGAAAACCATCATCAGATCCTGCTTCAACTGCAACCAGCTCAGCTCTGCCTCCCGGGACAGAACCCAGGCCTCCTGGTCCTCCTCCAACAGGAGCCATGCAGCCAAATCAGCCGCTGCCACCAACGATGAGTGGTCCAAGAGCGACCAGCTGACCACCTTCAACAGCTATGCCTCCTCGGAGGATGAGGAGCAGCCCGTGTCCCCGGGGGTCTTCCAGCCCACCTACCGGAACCAGTTATGTGGGCCAATCACGGGTGCAGAGGGCTGTGAGAATGAGCAGCTCAGCAGTTACGAGGACAACTTCTTTCACACGCCTCCCAAGACCAACTCCCATAAGAGCAAGAAGTGTGTGTCCTACAAGTTTAAACCAGTTCCCAAAGACACTACCAGTGGTGCCCAGCAGAGCAAGAATGGGGACACCAACATGGTCCCATCATCTTTCTCCTCAGCAGACTCAATGAGTGTCCCACCCTCCACCACTTCCTGCAAGCCAATAGACACAACTCTGAAGATCCAGCTGACCAAGAGGAAGCGGATGGTGCTGATCAAGGAGAGGAAGGCTGCTCAGACTCTCAGTGCCATCTTGCTGGCCTTTATCCTGACATGGACACCATACAACATCATGGTGCTCATCTCCACCTTCTGTTCTGACTgtatccctgtgtctctctggcaCCTGGGCTACTGGCTATGCTATGTCAACAGCACAGTCAACCCCATGTGCTACGCGCTCTGCAACAAGACCTTTCAGAAGACCTTTCGCATGCTGCTGCTTTGTCAGTGGAAGaagaagagagtggaagagaaactCTACTGGTACGGGCAAAACCCTGTAGTGAGCAGCAGACTAACTTGA